ATGGGTATTGTAGACCAGCAGTGCAAAGTCGTCGGCGAAAGCCGGAGAAGCGCCCCAAAGCACGAGGCTCAGGAACAGAATCCAGTGCCTGCGGAGTTTAAAGGTTCTTTTTTGGATCATCCTCAATCCCTTTTGCTGGATTCCCGTCATCGCTTCGGGCACATAGAGGTATGTCGCGAGTGAAAAGAATCTTTCTCTACCTTCTCTCTGCCAACCTCTGCTACGTGGGGTTCGCGCATCTGCTCTCACCTGACTTCTTTGTCAACATTATCCCCCCGGGTCTACCGAATCCGGAGTGGCTGAATGTTCTTTCCGGGCTGGCAGAGATCGTCATCGGCGTCTACTTGCTCGAGCCGCGCACGCGGATCTACGCGGCCTGGGGTGCGATCGCGCTGGCGATCGCTGTGTTCCCGGCCAACATGCATATGTTTCTCGAGAATGTGGGCCCCGAGGGGCCGGGCACCGGCAATCCGACGGTCAATATCGTACGTCTGCCCTTCCAATTGCTTTTTGTCGCCTGGGCCTGGTGGTTTACGCGGCCTGATGAAACGACTGGCTGAGTGGCCGAAATTCACGCGGGCTCGGGGAGGGCCCGCGTGACTCCCGCTTGAGCTCCGCTGCGCCGGAGCCTCCCGCTCCATCCTGCGATCGCAGGATACATCCCCCGATCGCAGGATGCCGGAGTGATTTGCTCAGCTGATCTTTTCGATATCGCCGGGCTGCCAGGTTTGATCAAACCAGCTCTGTAGCGGGCCATAAAGCCTCAGGATCGAGAACCAGGCCTTCCCGGGGACGGTGGCGATCCAGTTGGCTTCCTTGCCCGCAGGTGCCTTGGGGCCGAAATAGATATCGGTGGTCCCATCCGGGTTGGAGACGAGGTCCCTGTTCCTCTCGTTGTTTTTGCTGGGGTAGGGTTGCTCGGTCTGCAGCATCGAGCGAGTCTGCGGGTCATAGACCACCACCGACCAGAAGTCCTTGGCCGGAATATTGGCCGGCAGGGTCAGCTTGTAGTTTTGCGCGCCATCGAGATAGTCCCCTTCGGAGTCGCGTGCGGACAGGGCATATTGCGACCCCGCTCCGATCATTTGCAACACCATGGCGGGGGTGTTGACGGTCGCGATATAAAAGAAGACCGTGCGGGCATCGAGATTGCGACCGCCTTTGCCACCGTCGCGCAGCCAGCGGTAGTCCGCGCCGTCAAAGGCGACGAACCACTGTTTGTCCTTGTAGATCCTGATGGTCTCCGATCGCGGGTCGAAGACCAGAGCTCGAGCCGTTGCGTTGCCGATCGCGACGGCTTCGGTCAGGGTTTTTTTGGTTTTTGCATCCGGATCGAACTTCTTGCCTTTCTCGATGCCGATACTGGCCAGAAGTCCGCGCAACTCGGGGTCGAGGAACTCAATGGGTTCACGCTGAATCACGTCGTCGATCTCGACGAAGAACTCGTAGTTATTGGCATGGATCGTATTGACCTGATCGCCCGTGCCCGAGATGAAGTTCATGGTCGGAGGTTTGCCGGCCTTGGCAAGCGGATAGATCTTCAGACCATCCTTCCACATCTTGGTGGCGGCGTCGGGCTTGCCGTCTTTGAGGAAGCCCCGCAAAACAAGGAAATTCACATTGCTGGGGGAGACGGCCGTGAAATAACCGTCCGGGATCTCGCCCTCGTAGTCCGGCGGAAGAATCAGGTACTTCCCCCCCTTGCCGCGGTCGGGTCCCGGGGCACCCATGTCGACAACGAAACGGAAGAACGCATCGTTGACGGTGCCGGGGCCGGCACCGGCCGGGATTTCGACGACGGTGGGACCGTCGCGTTCCGTATTGAGAATACAGGTCGCATAGACAGTGTCGGTATTTCCCGTGAGAAAGAGTGAGTCCGAGGTCATGAGTTCGTCAAAGATCACGCAGTCGTTGGCGGCCTTGACCCCGATGCTGGCGAGACCTGCGCGTAGACCTTCGAGGGAGGCAGCGGGAACGAAATTCAGAAACGATTCCGTGCCTCGGATCAGCTCGAGGTTTTCATAGAGGATCTCGACGGTCTTTTCCGTGGGCATTCCGTCGAAGAATTCCAGCGTCCCAATTCGTGTATCGACGCGATCGGGGGTCAAAAGCGACTCGGGGATCGTGTTGTTGAATCCCGGCGTAGCGGGCGCGGCGATCGCCGAAGTTCCCGCCGCGAGGAAGAGTATGGTCATCAGGCGGCAGAAGCGTTGGGCCAATTTTGAGGTCGGGATTTTTCGGATTCGCATACATTCTCTTATCGCTGACTTGGCGGATCGTCCACTCGGAACGGTTTGACAAGCGCTGTCGGGACATCTTGGAATGGAAGCCATGAGAAGGCAGTTGTGGGGGATAGCGGGGGCGGCGACATTTTTTCTTGCGGTCGGGGTGTTGCCCGCCGGTGCCGACCTTTTGGAGACCAAGGGGCGGAGCTATCTCGGGACACTCGATTCAATGCGCCAAGGCGACGTCACCTTCGAGATTGACGCAATCGATGAGACGGTCGTGATTGATCTGGACGACGTGACGAACCTGCAGACCGATGGTCCGCGCTTTGTCGTTTTCGGGACCACCAATAGCGCGACCGGCGTCCTGTTGGGTATCCGCGATGGCTCTCTCGAAGTTGCACAGGAAAACGAACCGACGATTCAGGTGCCGGTTTCGGAATTATGGAGTGTCGCTGATCCGGCGGCAAACTTTGTCTCGGCATTTTTGGGCAATTATTTACGTTACTGGTCGGGGAACCTCGACCTCGGGATCACGGCGACCCAGGCAACGACAGATACATCGCAATTTCTGATCTCGGTTGGCGGAAAAAGAGAGAAAGGCGATCTCGAGATTGACCTTTTGGCCAGCTACCGCTCGGGCCGTCAGAAAAATAAGGGGGAGGCTCCGACGAAAAGTCAGGACGAAATCGATGGTCGTTTCGGCGTTCGCTACGATATCAAGAAACCAATTTTCCTTTTTGGTGAAATTCAGGCGACCTATGATGCGATTCAGTTCCTGAGCCTGCGCACCCAGCCGGTGGCCGGCGTAGGTTATGACCTCATCGATACGGATGATGCCAGCTTGAGTACGAAGTTAGGTACCGGCTGGATTTATGAGCGGTACTTTCCGAATAGCTGCACCGATCCGGGGGTCGATTGCACCGATAGCTATGCCGCTCTTTCGTTCGGTATCGAGGGCGACTGGGAGCTGCCCTGGGATGCGGAGTTGAGCGGAAGTATCAGTTATCGCCCGTCTGTGACGGATTGGTCAAATAATTATCTGATTCAGGCCAAGGCCGCGGCGACGCTACCTCTGACGTCGCATCTGAACTTCAAACTCTCGGTCAAGAACGACTACAACAATCAGCCTTCCGAAGATGCGATTCCCAACAGCTTTTACTTCAACGTTGCGCTTTCGATTACTCTTTAGACGGCTCCACGATATGCAGGTCTCGTTGGGGGAACGGAATTTCGATTTCGGCTTCGCGCAAGGCGTTGCCGATCGTGATGAGCAATTCGCTGCGAATGATCACCCATTGATCGTTTCGCGTCGTCCACGCCCGAAGCGAGAAGTCCAAGGAGCTCTCCCCGTAGCCGGTCATGATTGCGGTCGGCGGCGGTGCCTTGAGGATACCTTCGTGCTCCTGTGCGATCTTCTGAAGGATTTGCAGAACCTTCACCGGGTCGGTGCCATAGGCGACGCCGATGGCAATTTCGATGCGCCGTGAGTTGTCCGAGAGTGTCCAGTTGGTGAACTCCTGGCTGATGAATCGCGAGTTCGGCACCACGCGTTCGGCACCATCGAAAGTCTGTAAAGTGCTGGAGCGGAGGCCAATTCTCTTCACTGTGCCCAATGTTCCTTCGACGTCGACGGTATCGCCAACCTGCAAGGGGCGCTCGAAGAGCAGGATCATTCCGGAAACGAAATTATTCACCACATCCTGCAGGCCGATACCGATACCGACGCCGAGGGCGCTGATGATCAAGGCGAATCGGCTCATGTCGATTCCGGCGGCGGCAGCAGAGGACAGGGCTCCGAGCACGATCACGATATAGCCGGTCAGGACGGAAGTCGCGTAGGGCACGCCGCGCGGGAGATTGGCGCGTGGTAGAACGTCCTCGTCGAGAACGAAGCGAATCAGTCGGGAGAGGTAGACGGAGACCCACAGGACCAGGCCCGCGCTCAAGATATCGCCCAGTGATAGTCCGAAACCGCCAATCCCGATGGGGTAGTCGATGATCTTGTGCCCGTAGCTGGCGAAGATATCGGCGATGCGGAAGCGGGCGAGGATCAGCCACCCCCACAGAAGCCAGAGAAATTTGGTCGCGACATCGGTCAGGCGTTCGCGAATCGCCGTCTCATGGCGCCGAACCATACGTAACTGCCGTGCCGTCTCGGAGCGCATGCTGACCAGCAGGCAGAAGCGAAAAATCTGCGGAACGGCCACCACCGCAATAAACGAGATCCCGGTAAAGAGCGTCGCTTCGGTGAGCATTTGGGCCAGGGTCACGTTCCCGGCGATATTTGCCCCGATCGCCACCGAGATCAGAACAAACGCGGCGCGGAGTCCCTGGTCGCGTCCGGCATGCCATTCATCGGGATGGGAGTGGCGGCGCAGGGTCCAGCCGATGATGAAGAGCGCTAGCAGCCCTTCGCCAAGCAGCGACAGGCGGTTCGCTAGCGGGACGGGAAACATGAAGGTCCGGAGGGCATCGATCAGCATCCATAAGCCAAGCGCGTAGAGTGTCTTCCGGACCTCAGGGCCCACCAAGGGCGACAAGAAGAGAATCATCGGGCCTGTCAGGGCGACCCAAGTGAAGCTGACCGCGGAAGGTGGGCGGTCCGGGAGCAGCCAGGGAATGGCAACAATGGCCAGCAGCAACCCGCCGGAGATCGGTCGCGAAAGCGCCCGAAGGATTTTCTCGATTTCGGGTTCATGCCCCAACTCATTCAGGGCAAAGCGTCGCAACGCCGTGACTGCGGCAGCCAGAATCACAACCAGCAGGATGAAGCCGAGGACGCCGGTGCGGTCCTTCTCGAGGTAGGCAAGAAGCCCTTTGAAGGGTTTTGTGTAGGTTTCGGGACGTACGTCTTTCGAGTAGGCCACGGGGTTCCAGAGAGCAGCACTCTCGCGAATAAATAGGTTCTGCGATTGTTCCTTGCGGACGGTAGCGGTCTGTTCGAGGACGGTACGGGGGTAGTCGAGGAGCGCCGTCACCCGTTCCTGCAACGTCAGGACTTCAGCGCGGCGGGCCTCGAGCAGGGACTTTGTCCCCTGGAGCGCCTGAAGCGCATCGGACACAGCTTGCTGGTTGGGGGGGTCGAGTTGCGCCTTTTCGCGACCGGTGACATGCCAGGGGCCGCCCAGCGTTGCCACCTGATCAATGCCGTCGGTCAGTTTTTTAATGCGATCCGACAGCTGCTTGTTCCAACCACTCAGATTGTCTCGGATACCCATCCACTTGGCTTCAAAGTTGTCGATATTTCCCGGCGAGGTCTCGACAGTGATCTTTTCCCAATCCTCTTCGGCCTGATCGGGCAGGGCGGCCTCGAGGTCGTCGAGACTCCCGGCCACCTCGTTGGCAATATCGGACTCGCC
This window of the Candidatus Binatia bacterium genome carries:
- a CDS encoding DoxX family protein produces the protein MSRVKRIFLYLLSANLCYVGFAHLLSPDFFVNIIPPGLPNPEWLNVLSGLAEIVIGVYLLEPRTRIYAAWGAIALAIAVFPANMHMFLENVGPEGPGTGNPTVNIVRLPFQLLFVAWAWWFTRPDETTG
- a CDS encoding DUF1254 domain-containing protein — encoded protein: MTILFLAAGTSAIAAPATPGFNNTIPESLLTPDRVDTRIGTLEFFDGMPTEKTVEILYENLELIRGTESFLNFVPAASLEGLRAGLASIGVKAANDCVIFDELMTSDSLFLTGNTDTVYATCILNTERDGPTVVEIPAGAGPGTVNDAFFRFVVDMGAPGPDRGKGGKYLILPPDYEGEIPDGYFTAVSPSNVNFLVLRGFLKDGKPDAATKMWKDGLKIYPLAKAGKPPTMNFISGTGDQVNTIHANNYEFFVEIDDVIQREPIEFLDPELRGLLASIGIEKGKKFDPDAKTKKTLTEAVAIGNATARALVFDPRSETIRIYKDKQWFVAFDGADYRWLRDGGKGGRNLDARTVFFYIATVNTPAMVLQMIGAGSQYALSARDSEGDYLDGAQNYKLTLPANIPAKDFWSVVVYDPQTRSMLQTEQPYPSKNNERNRDLVSNPDGTTDIYFGPKAPAGKEANWIATVPGKAWFSILRLYGPLQSWFDQTWQPGDIEKIS
- a CDS encoding DUF481 domain-containing protein, translated to MRRQLWGIAGAATFFLAVGVLPAGADLLETKGRSYLGTLDSMRQGDVTFEIDAIDETVVIDLDDVTNLQTDGPRFVVFGTTNSATGVLLGIRDGSLEVAQENEPTIQVPVSELWSVADPAANFVSAFLGNYLRYWSGNLDLGITATQATTDTSQFLISVGGKREKGDLEIDLLASYRSGRQKNKGEAPTKSQDEIDGRFGVRYDIKKPIFLFGEIQATYDAIQFLSLRTQPVAGVGYDLIDTDDASLSTKLGTGWIYERYFPNSCTDPGVDCTDSYAALSFGIEGDWELPWDAELSGSISYRPSVTDWSNNYLIQAKAAATLPLTSHLNFKLSVKNDYNNQPSEDAIPNSFYFNVALSITL
- a CDS encoding mechanosensitive ion channel, producing the protein MKKLFFKKKKLGPRARKRLSLTFTLFLLVPFATLSLKDAAEAQFATPPAPLHSSAPTPSPIAPISVAEILLGWDQLQTKLQDLRTTAGESDIANEVAGSLDDLEAALPDQAEEDWEKITVETSPGNIDNFEAKWMGIRDNLSGWNKQLSDRIKKLTDGIDQVATLGGPWHVTGREKAQLDPPNQQAVSDALQALQGTKSLLEARRAEVLTLQERVTALLDYPRTVLEQTATVRKEQSQNLFIRESAALWNPVAYSKDVRPETYTKPFKGLLAYLEKDRTGVLGFILLVVILAAAVTALRRFALNELGHEPEIEKILRALSRPISGGLLLAIVAIPWLLPDRPPSAVSFTWVALTGPMILFLSPLVGPEVRKTLYALGLWMLIDALRTFMFPVPLANRLSLLGEGLLALFIIGWTLRRHSHPDEWHAGRDQGLRAAFVLISVAIGANIAGNVTLAQMLTEATLFTGISFIAVVAVPQIFRFCLLVSMRSETARQLRMVRRHETAIRERLTDVATKFLWLLWGWLILARFRIADIFASYGHKIIDYPIGIGGFGLSLGDILSAGLVLWVSVYLSRLIRFVLDEDVLPRANLPRGVPYATSVLTGYIVIVLGALSSAAAAGIDMSRFALIISALGVGIGIGLQDVVNNFVSGMILLFERPLQVGDTVDVEGTLGTVKRIGLRSSTLQTFDGAERVVPNSRFISQEFTNWTLSDNSRRIEIAIGVAYGTDPVKVLQILQKIAQEHEGILKAPPPTAIMTGYGESSLDFSLRAWTTRNDQWVIIRSELLITIGNALREAEIEIPFPQRDLHIVEPSKE